The following coding sequences lie in one Helicoverpa zea isolate HzStark_Cry1AcR chromosome 2, ilHelZeax1.1, whole genome shotgun sequence genomic window:
- the LOC124642680 gene encoding probable serine/threonine-protein kinase clkA — protein sequence MRQYIVPVLLLAIVALSSSNVLPMSLNDLNREQLGFDSQHNDNAFSDRYPTRNILDEIFKMYVAQDNKPESRHNLQQKYDEDNNLNNDIYNILSKDDNYNGEGFRKEQWHNYPRQLDRLHQFYEHNADKRNFDPDPNNEGNTEEIAPDNPDTNYITNEFQLDSNPATNNVYDAVIGATNPLLILKMRLARLNKDIDNANAHYANLINSGLESNNLREDEKNEFRNENPESNAIKVKREGVASSQNNELTDNPSQNKTVNKRIFSLWSRLQSLNHKGHELQHRRHLHAFYGLPDSDGGGALTAETRATLMRPPGSPLRWG from the exons ATGCGCCAATATATCGTCCCCGTGCTGCTCCTAGCGATAGTGGCACTCTCCTCCAGTAATGTTCTTCCAATGTCGCTAAATGACCTCAACAGAGAACAACTCGGCTTCGACAGCCAACACAATGACAATGCATTTAGTGATAGATATCCTACAAGAAATATACTcgatgaaatatttaaaatgtacgtCGCACAAGACAACAAACCAGAATCACGACATAATCTCCAACAAAAGTATGATGAGGACAATAATCTAAATAatgatatttacaatatattaaGTAAAGACGACAACTACAATGGGGAAGGTTTTCGAAAAGAACAATGGCATAACTATCCACGACAGTTAGATCGCCTCCATCAATTCTATGAACACAATGCGGATAAAAGGAACTTCGATCCCGACCCCAATAACGAAGGAAACACTGAAGAAATTGCACCTGATAATCCAGACACAAATTATATAACCAACGAATTTCAATTAGACAGTAACCCTGCTACGAATAATGTCTACGACGCAGTAATAGGTGCGACTAACCCCTTATTAATACTTAAAATGCGATTAGCACGCTTGAATAAAGATATTGATAATGCGAATGCCCATTATGCTAATCTTATAAATTCTGGACTAGAATCTAATAACCTGAGAGAGGATGAAAAGAATGAATTCAGGAATGAAAACCCCGAATCGAACGCCATTAAAGTAAAGCGGGAAGGCGTAGCTAGCTCACAGAATAACGAGTTAACAG ACAATCCATCGCAAAATAAAACGGTGAACAAGAGGATTTTCTCGCTGTGGAGTCGTCTACAGAGCCTGAACCACAAAGGTCACGAGCTGCAACACCGGCGACATCTACACGCGTTCTACGGTCTACCTGACTCTGATGGAGGAGGGGCGCTCACGGCAGAAACCAGGGCGACACTCATGCGACCACCCGGCTCGCCCCTACGATGGGGATGA
- the LOC124644594 gene encoding LOW QUALITY PROTEIN: probable maleylacetoacetate isomerase 1 (The sequence of the model RefSeq protein was modified relative to this genomic sequence to represent the inferred CDS: deleted 1 base in 1 codon) — protein MSQAPNRVIMYGYYYLSSCSWRVRAALQYKRIPFEERSVDIVKARQQSTEEYRAINPAQKVPALVIDNVTLVESMAILQYLEDTRPEPTLTPKTPLLRAKMTELCEIVVSGIQPLQNVGLRPHFESLQKYQKFTKYWTERGLQTLEDLVQKSAGKYCVGDQITMADICLVPQLYNAVSRHELDLSKYPTVSKLYQTLLNENFFQQTHPKKVKSKV, from the exons ATGTCTCAA GCTCCAAACCGGGTCATTATGTACGGATAC TACTATCTGTCTTCGTGTTCCTGGCGAGTCCGGGCAGCACTGCAGTACAAAAGGATCCCCTTTGAGGAGAGATCCGTGGATATTGTGAAGGCAAGACAGCAAAGCACTGAGGAGTACCGAGCCATCAATCCTGCGCAAAAAGTTCCAGCTTTAGTTAtag ATAATGTGACATTGGTGGAGTCTATGGCTATCTTGCAATATTTGGAGGATACTCGCCCCGAGCCGACCCTCACTCCGAAAACCCCTCTACTAAGGGCCAAGATGACAGAACTTTGTGAG ATTGTAGTGTCAGGCATTCAGCCTTTACAAAACGTCGGTCTGAGGCCCCACTTTGAGTCCTTACAGAAGTACCAGAAGTTCACGAAATATTGGACTGAACGAGGCTTGCAAACTTTGGAGGACCTGGTTCAAAAGTCAGCAGGAAAATATTGTGTTGGAGACCAGATCACAATGGCTGACATATGTCTCGTACCACAGCTTTATAACGCGGTTAGCAG acaTGAACTGGACCTGAGCAAATACCCGACAGTTTCGAAACTCTATCAGACATTgttaaatgaaaactttttccAGCAAACACACCCTAAAAAAGTGAAATCAAAAGTTTAA